A window of Flavobacterium flavigenum contains these coding sequences:
- a CDS encoding tetratricopeptide repeat-containing sensor histidine kinase, with translation MEKKNFNTAFYNFNKSKIIFERVKDSGNVVFNLIQMASIQQVNGDYYGSKETLTEALPYIKKKDVYSASVNNSFGIADKELSIYNDAIHYYKEAIKECTDSVSRQGPLNNIAVVYIHQKKYDNAIRILETIVDSETLDNQSLINNKARVLDNLGYAYFKKDIPEKGLILMTESFKLRNKINDTYGAIESNLHLAEYYSKTDTGKSNNYAINAYKIATKCNSIDERLKSLAILIANGSGTKYAKKYLTLNDSIIKIRNNYKNKFAKIKYDSKKEKDENQKLRLEKAENLLALQEVKYQRIFFIIGIISLFCLMAYLKKRYENRNRIEKIKTAYDTETRIAKDIHDELANDVFHTITYAQTQSLTSGNNKETLLQNLDHIYSRVRGISRENSNVDTGPNYAANLKEMLSNYNSSNTNVIITNIEKINWENLDDEKKVTIHRVLQELMVNMKKHSEASLVAIKFDSKSNLVSINYSDNGKGCEKSKIIQNGLQNMENRILAIKGTITFDTEPDKGFKAQITMPK, from the coding sequence ATGGAGAAAAAAAACTTTAATACGGCTTTCTACAATTTCAACAAATCAAAAATAATCTTTGAAAGAGTAAAAGACAGTGGCAATGTTGTCTTCAATCTTATTCAGATGGCTTCCATTCAACAAGTTAATGGCGATTATTACGGAAGTAAGGAAACCTTAACAGAGGCATTGCCTTATATCAAAAAAAAAGATGTTTACAGTGCTTCTGTCAATAACTCTTTTGGCATTGCAGATAAGGAGCTTTCTATTTACAATGATGCCATTCATTATTACAAAGAAGCAATAAAAGAATGCACAGATTCTGTTTCAAGACAAGGACCGCTAAATAATATTGCAGTCGTATACATCCATCAAAAAAAATACGATAACGCAATCCGTATATTAGAAACTATTGTTGATTCAGAAACATTAGACAATCAATCTCTAATAAACAATAAAGCAAGAGTTTTAGACAATTTAGGTTATGCTTATTTTAAAAAAGACATCCCTGAAAAAGGTCTTATTCTAATGACAGAAAGTTTTAAACTAAGAAATAAGATTAATGATACATACGGAGCTATCGAAAGCAATTTGCATCTGGCAGAATATTACTCAAAAACTGACACAGGAAAATCAAATAATTATGCTATAAATGCTTATAAAATCGCGACTAAATGTAATAGTATAGATGAACGTTTAAAATCTTTAGCAATCTTAATAGCCAATGGTTCGGGAACTAAATATGCAAAAAAGTACCTTACCCTAAACGACAGCATAATTAAAATCAGAAATAATTATAAAAATAAATTTGCTAAAATAAAATACGATTCAAAAAAAGAAAAAGACGAAAACCAGAAACTGCGCTTAGAAAAAGCAGAAAATTTATTGGCTCTTCAGGAAGTTAAATACCAAAGAATCTTTTTTATAATTGGAATTATTTCCCTGTTCTGTTTAATGGCCTATCTAAAAAAACGGTATGAGAACCGAAACCGAATTGAAAAAATAAAAACAGCCTACGATACCGAAACCAGAATTGCCAAAGATATCCATGATGAACTGGCCAATGATGTTTTTCATACTATTACTTACGCACAAACCCAGTCTTTAACTTCCGGGAACAATAAAGAAACCTTATTACAAAACCTCGACCATATTTATTCACGCGTTCGCGGAATTTCCAGAGAGAATAGCAATGTTGATACCGGTCCTAATTATGCTGCCAACTTAAAAGAAATGCTTTCGAATTATAATAGCAGCAATACCAACGTTATTATTACAAACATTGAAAAGATAAACTGGGAGAACCTGGATGATGAAAAAAAGGTTACCATCCATAGAGTACTTCAGGAATTAATGGTCAACATGAAAAAACACAGTGAAGCTTCTTTGGTCGCTATTAAATTTGATAGTAAATCGAATTTGGTGTCTATCAATTATTCGGACAACGGAAAAGGCTGTGAAAAATCAAAAATCATACAAAATGGTTTGCAAAATATGGAAAACCGTATTCTGGCCATAAAAGGAACTATTACTTTTGATACTGAACCCGATAAAGGTTTCAAAGCACAAATAACAATGCCTAAATAA
- a CDS encoding response regulator, whose product MFKKVIIAEDFEEFNLAVKQTLTDFNIVNFQHAKYCDDAFLKIRKAIQDNEPYDLLISDLSFKKDHREVKIISGDELIQKVREVQPNIKIIVYSIEDKGIRIKSLFENDEIDAFVLKGRNSIEEFKKAISIISTSDQKFISPEVASALQEKNNYEIDDVDIQILKHLSAGTSQDEIIEIFKNSDIKPNSKSAVEKRLSKLKDFFKANNTVHLVSITKDMGII is encoded by the coding sequence ATGTTTAAAAAAGTAATAATAGCAGAAGATTTTGAAGAATTCAATTTAGCAGTCAAACAAACTTTAACTGATTTCAACATTGTCAATTTTCAACATGCAAAATATTGTGATGATGCTTTTCTAAAAATAAGAAAAGCTATTCAGGATAATGAACCTTACGATTTATTAATTAGTGATCTTTCATTTAAAAAAGACCATCGTGAGGTAAAAATAATTAGCGGAGATGAACTAATTCAAAAAGTTCGGGAGGTACAGCCTAATATTAAAATCATCGTCTACTCAATCGAAGACAAAGGAATTCGCATCAAATCACTTTTTGAAAATGATGAAATTGATGCCTTTGTATTAAAAGGACGAAACAGTATCGAAGAATTTAAGAAAGCAATCAGCATTATTTCGACTTCAGACCAAAAGTTCATTTCTCCGGAAGTAGCATCTGCCCTTCAGGAAAAAAATAATTACGAAATTGACGATGTAGATATTCAGATTCTAAAACACCTGTCTGCTGGCACTTCGCAGGATGAAATCATAGAAATTTTTAAAAACTCAGATATTAAGCCCAACAGCAAAAGTGCTGTCGAAAAAAGGCTTTCAAAACTCAAAGACTTTTTTAAAGCAAATAATACGGTTCATCTGGTTTCGATTACAAAAGATATGGGTATTATTTAA
- a CDS encoding type I restriction endonuclease produces the protein MEINIQLKSLADKINQLKNKIDTEESTKHAFVLPFIHVLGYDAFNPLEVVPEFTADLGLKKGEKVDYAIFQNGEPIIIVECKSWKEKLTIHNSQLFRYFHVTKTRFALLTNGINYQFFTDLDAPNKMDEKPFLEFDITNLKENTINEINKFHKSNFNVDNIVSNASSLKYIKEIKKQINAELENPSNDFTKLFASKVYTGRLTEKVVDEFKDLVQKSLSQYINDRINDRLNAALTKETIKQQDEEIVTAEEEGKIVTTEEELEAYRIVVAILRRKIPIKRIVHRDTQSYFGILLDDNNRKPLCRLHLNGGKKYISLFNDNKTESKTAILSIDDIYHFEKELLDTVEIYDGQNQV, from the coding sequence ATGGAAATCAATATTCAACTAAAATCATTAGCCGATAAAATCAATCAGCTAAAAAACAAAATTGATACAGAAGAATCTACCAAACACGCTTTTGTACTGCCTTTTATACACGTTCTCGGATACGATGCTTTTAATCCGCTTGAAGTTGTGCCTGAGTTTACTGCTGACCTTGGCTTAAAAAAAGGAGAAAAAGTAGATTATGCTATTTTCCAGAACGGCGAACCCATTATAATTGTAGAATGCAAAAGCTGGAAAGAAAAACTAACCATTCATAATTCGCAGTTATTCCGCTATTTCCATGTTACCAAAACCAGATTCGCTCTTTTGACCAACGGAATCAATTATCAGTTCTTTACCGATCTGGATGCTCCGAATAAAATGGATGAAAAACCATTTCTGGAATTTGACATCACAAATCTTAAAGAAAATACGATTAATGAAATCAACAAATTTCACAAGTCTAATTTTAATGTCGATAATATTGTGAGCAATGCGAGTTCCTTAAAATATATTAAGGAAATCAAAAAGCAGATCAACGCAGAGCTTGAAAATCCATCCAATGATTTCACTAAGCTTTTTGCCAGTAAAGTTTATACCGGAAGATTAACTGAAAAAGTAGTGGATGAGTTTAAAGATTTGGTTCAGAAATCATTGAGTCAATACATAAACGACCGTATTAATGACAGATTGAATGCCGCCCTTACGAAAGAGACAATCAAGCAACAGGATGAAGAAATAGTAACTGCTGAAGAAGAAGGCAAAATTGTAACCACTGAAGAAGAACTGGAAGCGTACCGAATCGTTGTGGCGATTTTGAGAAGAAAAATTCCAATTAAAAGAATTGTCCATCGTGACACGCAATCGTATTTCGGAATCCTCTTAGACGATAATAATCGGAAACCGCTTTGCAGGCTACATCTTAATGGAGGAAAAAAATACATCAGTCTTTTTAATGATAACAAAACAGAGTCAAAAACTGCCATTTTATCAATTGATGACATCTACCATTTTGAAAAAGAATTGCTGGATACTGTAGAAATTTATGATGGTCAAAATCAAGTATAA
- a CDS encoding VOC family protein, translating into MEDQKSNADNLIPKVTGIGGIFFFSDDPQKTKDWYAKNLGFEISDWGTSSFESRDLNKPEEINSLQWSPFKKGDDYFSPSKKDFMINYRVQNIEGLVAQLTENGVTILDDIATYDYGKFVHIMDAEGNKIELWEPA; encoded by the coding sequence ATGGAAGATCAAAAAAGTAATGCAGATAATTTAATACCTAAGGTCACAGGAATTGGCGGGATTTTTTTCTTTTCAGATGATCCGCAGAAAACCAAAGACTGGTATGCTAAAAATTTAGGTTTTGAAATCAGTGATTGGGGCACTTCCAGTTTTGAATCCCGGGATCTCAATAAACCAGAGGAAATAAACTCGCTTCAATGGAGTCCTTTCAAAAAAGGAGATGACTATTTTTCTCCGTCGAAAAAAGATTTTATGATTAATTATCGCGTTCAGAACATTGAAGGATTAGTAGCTCAGCTTACAGAAAATGGAGTAACGATACTGGACGATATCGCAACATATGATTACGGGAAATTTGTGCATATTATGGATGCTGAAGGAAATAAAATTGAACTTTGGGAGCCAGCTTAG